In the Pontibacillus sp. HMF3514 genome, AGGACACCGTGTTCTATTTATGGATGAAGGTGTCATTATGGAAGAAGGAGATCCTAAACAAATCTTCGAAAACCCTCAAGACCCGCGTACACAATCATTCTTAAGTAAGATCCTATAGGATAAAAAAGATTCCAGCCCCCGTGTAATAGGCCGGAATCTTTTTTATGTAAGAGATATCGGTATCGCCAATATAGCGATACCGATGTTATATCAGTAACTTAATAGCTTTTCTCTTCTTGAACCTCATGGTATTTATCTAAAATGTATAATTTACTAGGCTTGTTCTCTTCAGCCATTTCTTCGGCTTTAGCAATTGCCTTATCTTTTTTCTCATAATGATCAGTAGGGGCGATATCCTCTACTTTTACATACCAACCTGTAGCATCTTTATTGGGTGCAACTGTATATTCCTTCATCTTGATCTCTCCTTCTTTCTTGAATATGTAGATATGTTCCCAAATAGAACATTTGCCAAACATGGTTCATAGAACTGGAGGTTGTGCTTTTGTGCGGAGCTCTTTCAATATGGTTCCATAGCCGGTTTTTTAGTAGCCTTTTTCTTACGTCTTGGAGGCGGAGTGCCAGGCGTTCATCTTGATTTAACCAAGTATCAATTTGCAAATCGTTATAGGCACTAGCACGCTGTTGCCATTTCATACCACCCATGCATTGAAATCCTTATATTGTGCTCGTTCATGGATGTCGTTATCAATTAAATGTAGTTTTTCAGTTTGTTTTTGACCCATTTTCTAATCCCCCACTTGTAAAAGATGATTTTGTGTTTATCGCAACTGATTAAAAATCGTAGCACCCCCCCTAATAATCCCCAAACGTATTCAGAGGTGATGAATCACACTCAGTGACTTCAGTAAAGCTCAGTAAGCTTTAGTGATACAATTTCATTTTTTTATGATGAAACATTAAAAAAAACGAACCCCTAAGGATTCGCTTTTTCATAAAAATATTAAGCTGTTGCCCATTTTCCGATTGTATCGAAAATAG is a window encoding:
- a CDS encoding DUF2188 domain-containing protein, which produces MKEYTVAPNKDATGWYVKVEDIAPTDHYEKKDKAIAKAEEMAEENKPSKLYILDKYHEVQEEKSY